Within the Thermosynechococcus sichuanensis E542 genome, the region GCCGATGTTGCCTGTTGTCAATGGCGATCGCGTGACGGCACAGCAAATTTTTCTTTACACCTTGGCATTGGTGCCCACCAGTCTGCTGTTGATCTACCCTTGCGGTGCCGTGGGTTGGGGCTATGGTGGGGTGGCGATCGCCCTTGGTAGTTGGTTTGTTTACCGTGCGTGGCAGTTGACCCAAGCCCCAGAGGACAAAGAACAGGCCCGCAGCCTCTTTAAGTTCTCGATTCTCTACATGATGCTGCTGTGTGCTGCCATGGTGGGCGATCGCATGCTGTTGCCCCAATTGCCAGAAAGCCTCGATGCCCTTGCTTGCCTTTTGGGTTAGGCGTGCCCCAACTGTTGCAACCACTCAATGAGGATCGGGTTCACCAGCTCCGGGCGATCGTCGTGGGGACAGTGCCCTGTATTTGGTAGCCGCTCAATGCGAATCGGCAGCCGCGCTTGGTGGGCTTCAAAGTGCTTTGCCCCTGAAACCGGTGTCCAAGGATCCACCTCGCCCCAGAGCACCAGAATCGGCACTTGAATCTCTGGCAGCAAATCCACAATTTTCGGTCCCGGCGGTGCTGAAATCACACGGGCAAAGACTTCCTTAGCGCCGGCGTCCATGGCCGGCCGATGCAGTAGCTCCACCAATTCGTCCGTAATAGCATCGGGATTGGCATACACTTGGGTCAGGGTTTTACGGATGCGCTCCGGCTGCCGAATCTGGTTAAAGATCAAATGACCAATGCCGGGAGAGGCAACCAAAGCCCGAAAGATAGCCGTAAAGAGGCTCTGCATCCAATTCAGTTCATTGGGACGGTGGTTGAGTCCCCCGGCACAGTTGAGAACACTGACCGCACGGCAGGTGTGGCCATAGCGAGCTGCCATCATCAGACACAGCAGACCACCAATGGAATTTCCCACCCAAACCACGGGGTTGCCAATGTGGGCGTGCCAAAAGTCCGCCAGTAACTCGGCCCACAGATCCAAGCTGTAGGTTAAATCTGGCTTTGCCGAGGCACCAAAACCCAGTAAATCCAGGGCATAGACACGGTAACCTGCGGCGGTGAGGGCAGGGATATTTTTGCGCCAGTGACCAATAGAGGCACCAAAGCCATGAACCAACACCACTGGGGCACCATTACCATTGACGCTGTAGCGAATGCGATGGCCGCGCCAGAGCCAATCGGCGGTGGGAAAAGCTGCTGTGAGCGTCGAGGTCATTCTGCGCAATTCCTTTGTGCAATGTATTACTTTTAAGATAGCGATCTTTACGTTTTGTAACAATTTTATGACCACTGCACTGATTACGGGGGCAACGGGGGGATTAGGGCAGGCCTTTGCCCAAGCCTTGGCCGATCGCCACCACAATTTGATCCTGACGGGGCGCTCCCTCGACACCCTAGAGGCACTCAAGACACGCCTGAGCCAAAAGGTATCGGTGGTGTGTATTCCCCAAGACTTGAGTGAACCCGGTGCGGCCTACCGCCTCTATGGGCAGATTCAAGCCCTAGGGTTAGGCATAGACTTGCTAATCAATAATGCCGGCTTTGGGGATTATGGGGCGTTTGGCGATCGCGATCGTCAGCAATTCACAGCCATGCTCCAAGTGAACGTCACGGCATTGGTAGAACTCACCCATCTGGTGCTGCAAGAAATGCGCCTCCGCCGCCAAGGCACGATCATCAACGTTAGCTCCATTGCTGCCTTTCAGCCCCTGCCCTATCTCGCCGTCTATGCCGCTAGCAAAGCCTTTGTGCGCCACTTTAGCGAAGCCCTGTGGGCAGAAGTCAAACCCTTGGGTATTCGGGTACTGGCCGTGTGTCCCGGGCCGACTGCCACCAACTTCTTTGAGCGCGCCGATATGACCCGCAACCCAGCTCTCATTGCCCAGCAGGATACCCCCGCACAGGTGGTGGCCGAAACCCTTGCCGCCTTGCAAACCGATGTGGCCACCGTCATTCCCGGTCAGCCTGTCAATCGCTTCCTTGCCCTTGCGGGTCGGTTGGTGCCGCGTCAGTGGCTTGTGCAGCAGTTAGAACCCCGCTTCCGTCCCCCCGCTCAATAGGAGCAAGCCCAAAAAGGAGCCACTGTTCCAGATGCCGTGGAGGATCATTGCCGCACCGATGTTTTGCGATCGCCAGTAGATGTAGCTGAGCACGGTTCCCAAAACCGTCAAGGGCAGCAGATCCGCTAAATTCAGGTGGGCAATGGCAAAGAGGAATCCCGTCACCCCCATTGCAGTGCCAAGGGGCAAATAGGATTGCACCGAACGAAAGAAGAATCCCCGAAAGAGAATCTCCTCAAAGAAGGGCGCCATCGCCGCTACCATGACGTAGAGTAGCGCAAACGTGGTGTAATCACGACTTTGCAAAATGATTTCTAGGAGAGGATTGCCACCCCCTTGATTTTTCAGCAGTGCTTGACTGATCAGTGAACTCAATAGCACTAAGGGTAGTGCCGCCAAATAACCGCCAATCCCCCAGCGCAAGGCACCCCCTAACCCCCCTTGCCAACGTAACCAATCCGCAGGGCGCTTACCAAAGGGACGCAGAACGTACCACAGCCAGCCCAAGCCAGCAACCATCATCGTGCTGTAGCTCACTAAGGCATACAGCGTTTGGGCCATGGCGGAGCGCAGCGGCAGTCCCATGCCAATCAGGGAGCGCACTAGGGGCATGAGCACCAAATTAATGGCAAAAAAGAGAGCAAACCAGATTACCATGACTTCCCAGAGGGTTGCCCAGCCCCATGTCACGGGAGCCAGGGGTGGCAGAGTGTTCCCCTGGCGGCGGCGGCGCAGGTGTTGATAAATCCAGACCATCCAAAGAACAATCCCAATCAAACTTCCAAGCAGAGGAGTCGTGCCAATTAGAGCAAGGCGATAGAAAGCGGCTTGGGCGCGGTTTTGTTCTGCGGTGGCCAAGGCCATGAGGGCATCGGAGCGCTGTTGCAGTTCGTAGAGGCGTTCGAGGGCGCGATCGCGAAACCAGCCTTGGAGCCTATTTTTAATCAATGCTTCCGCATCTGGCAGCAATTGCGGAGGATCTGTCCACAATCCGATTAGCACTTCTGCGGTACTGCGGGTTGCCCCTTGAGCTTCATTAATCAGGAGTTGCCATGTGTTGAGGGCGCGATCGCGCTGGCCAGCATCGACATAGAGCAGTCCCAACTGCAGACGCAGTGGTTGGTTTTGTGGCGTCGGCGTTGCCAGTACCTCTTCATAGGCTTTGATGGCGCTTTCCACATTCCCCACAAGGCGATCGCGGGTGTCAGCATCCCCTAGCCCCTGCCATTCGCGGGCTTGCAGCGACAAATTCGTTTGAAAGAGGTTAATTTGCCCTTGGGTTTGGGGTTCAAGGTAACTACTGAGCAACGACACCGTAATCAGGGTAGCCACCACCACACTGAGGGCGGCAAGCACCAACCGCTTTAGAGACATAGGGCAAAGCTGACAAGGGACTCCCCAAAACCTTAGCGGAAAGCGACCTAAGGGATCAATCCACTGCTTGCCTCTGTGTCCTCAACTCGCTTAAATGGAGACTTGTTGCATGGACATCAATTCTATGGGTATTGATCTGAGTCGTATTCCTGCCCAACCCAAGCCGGGGGTTGTCAATGTACTGGTGGAAATTGCTGGGGGCAGTCGTAATAAATATGAGTTTGACAAGGAAATGAACGTCTTTGCCCTCGATCGCGTCCTCTATTCGGCAGTGACCTATCCCTACGATTATGGCTTTATTCCCAATACGCTGGCGGATGATGGCGATCCCCTCGATGGTTTAGTGATTATGGATGAGCCGACGTTTCCGGGATGCGTGATTCCTGCCCGTCCCATTGGCATGCTGGAGATGATTGACAGTGGCGATCGCGACGAGAAAATTCTCTGTGTGCCTGTGGAGGATCCTCGCTATGCCGAGGTGAAGTCCCTCAAGGACATTGCGCCCCACCGCCTCGAAGAAATTGCCGAGTTCTTCCGCACCTACAAGAATCTGCAAAAGAAAGTGACTGAAATTCTCGGCTGGCAGGATGTGGATGCCGTGCAGCCCCTAGTGGAAAAATGCATCAAGGCTTACAAAGGCTAGTGCCTGACCAGTACACGCTCTAAAAAGAGGCGGGTTCGCTCCCGTTGCGGACGACGAAACAATTCTTGGGGCGATCCTTCCTCAATAATTTGGCCATCGGCAAGAAAGACGACGCGGCAAGAGACTTCGCGGGCAAATTGCATTTCGTGGGTGACCACCACCATGGTCATTGCCTCTGCTGCCAGTTGTCGCATTACGGCGAGGACATCCCCCACCAGTTCCGGGTCAAGGGCGGAGGTAGGTTCGTCAAAGAGGAGAATCTCCGGTTGCATGGCCAAGGCGCGGGCGATCGCCACCCGTTGTTGTTGCCCCCCGGAGAGCTGCCGAGGATAGGCATCCCGTTTGTCCAGCAATCCCACTTTGGCCAATAAACTTTCAGCCATCTCAATTGCCACGCGACGGGGGAGTTTGCGCACAAGGATTGGTGCCTCGATAATGTTTTGCAAGACCGTCATGTGGGGAAAGAGGTTAAAGTTCTGAAAAACCATACCCACATCCCGGCGAATCACCCGCAGTTGTTGCGGCGTCGGCACTGGGGGCAGGTAATGGCCGAGAATGAGAATCTCTCCCGATTGGTAGGTCTCCAAGCCATTCAAGCAGCGGAGCAAGGTGCTTTTGCCAGACCCACTCGGGCCAATGAGGGCAACCACTTCTTGCTTAGCAACGGTGAAGTTAATGTCTTTAAGGACGTGGCGATCGCCAAAATATTTATTGAGGTGGCGGGTTTGGATCACGATTTCTGGGGCTGCCCCACGCTGAGTCATCGCTGCTTCCTAAAAACCGTTATGCTGGCTAAACAGAGTCTCCCCATCGCCAATTGGTTAGGCTAGGGTGATCAATAAAGGAAGTGCTTCTCCTTGCTCCCCATGATACGGTGGGAGAACACAATTCTATGATCGATCGCTAAACTTGAGAGTGCCGAGAAACCCATCCCGCAGCATCTGCTATGTCCACCCTTGTCATTGTTGAGTCCCCGACAAAAGCCCGTACCATTCGTAAATTTCTGCCCCCAGACTATCGCGTTGAAGCCTCGATGGGTCATGTCCGTGATCTGCCCCGCAGCGCCGCTGATGTACCCCCCGAACTCAAGGGGGAAGAGTGGGCGACCCTAGGGGTAAATGTCGCTGCTGGCTTTGAACCCCTCTATATTGTCCCCAAAGACAAGCAAAAAGTTGTCAAAGACCTGAAAACGGCACTGAAAACCGCTGATGAACTCCTGCTCGCGACCGATGAAGACCGCGAAGGAGAAAGTATTAGTTGGCACTTACTGCAACTGTTGGAGCCAAAGGTGCCGGTGCGGCGCATGGTCTTCCATGAAATTACGGAAGAGGCCATCCAAGAAGCGCTGCGCAATTGCCGCGATGTCAATCAACAACTGGTGCGTGCCCAAGAAACGCGGCGTATCCTTGATCGCTTGGTGGGCTATACCCTGTCGCCCCTGCTGTGGCGGAAAATCGCTCCCCATCTCTCAGCGGGGCGGGTGCAGTCAGTCGCAGTGCGCCTATTGGTGCAACGGGAACGGGAACGGCTGGCCTTCCGCAAGGGGCAATTTTGGGATCTCAAGGCCACCTTAGATCAGCGGGGAACCCTCTTTCCAGCCCGTTTGGTGAGTGTCGGCGGTCAACGTTTGGCCACGGGCAATGATTTTGATCCGGCCACAGGACAGGTGCGCAACCCTGAGGCGGTCTTGCTCTTGGATGAGGCGGCGGCCAATGCCCTGCGCGATCGCCTGCTAACGGAAACGTGGACGGTCACCGAACAAGAGGAGCGCCAACAAACCCGTAAACCGGCTCCCCCCTTTACCACCTCGACGCTGCAACAGGAGGCCAACCGCAAACTGCACCTCTCGGCGCAAGATACGATGCGCATTGCCCAGAAGCTCTATGAAGAGGGCTATATCACCTATATGCGCACGGACTCAGTGCATCTGTCGGAGCAGGCGATCGCTGCTGCCCGCAGTTGTGTGGAAGCCATGTATGGCAAAGCCTTTTTGTCGCCGCAGCCACGCCAATACACCACCAAAACCAAGGGCGCCCAAGAAGCCCACGAAGCCATCCGTCCGGCCGGTAGTCAGTTTCGCACCCCCCAAGAGACTGGCCTGAAGGATCGGGAACTGGAACTCTATGAACTGATCTGGAAGCGCACGGTGGCCTCACAAATGGCCGATGCCCGTGTGACCCTGCTAACGGTCTCGATTACGGCGGGGGATGCCCTCTTCCGTGCCCACGGTAAACGCATTGATTTTCCGGGTTTTTTCCGTGCCTATGTGGAAGGGTCGGATGATCCCGATGCCGCCCTTGAAAGCCAAGAGGTGATGCTGCCCCTGATGCAGGTGGGGGATATTCTCCGCTGCCAAGCCCTTGAAAGTGTGGGTCACGAAACCCAACCACCGCCGCGCTACACCGAAGCCAGCCTTGTTAAAGCCCTCGAGCAAGCCGGTATTGGGCGTCCCAGCACCTACGCCACCATCATCAGCACCATCCAAGACCGCGAGTATGCCATTCGGCGGGGCAATGCCCTTGAACCCACCTTTACTGCCTTTGCGGTGACGGCACTGCTGGAGAAATACTTTCCCGACTTAGTGGACATTAACTTCACAGCGCGGATGGAGCAAACCCTTGATGATATTTCCACGGGGGAGGTGCAGTGGCGACCCTACCTTGAATCTTTCTACCTAGGTGAAAACGGCCTTGAGCAGCAAGTTAAAGAGCGGGAGCGCACGATTGAGGCCACAGAAGCACGGGCGATCGCCTTGCCGGAACTAAATGCCGAAGTCGTCGTGGGTCGCTTTGGTCCTTTTGTCGTCTATCAAAATGGCAATGGCAGCGAACCAATTAAAGCCTCCTTGCCCCAAGATGCCACCCCCGGTAGCCTCACCCGCGAACAGGTGGAGCAACTCATTCGCCAAAAACTAGAGGGCCCCGACAAGCTGGGTGTGCATCCTGAGACTGGGGAACCGATCTTCTTGCTAACGGGGCGCTTTGGTCCCTACGTGCAGTTAGGAGAAGCCACAGAGGCCAATCCAAAACCCAAACGAGCTTCCCTACCCAAGGGGGTCAGTCCCGATGAAGTCACCCTAGACTTGGCGATTACGCTGTTGTCGCTGCCCCGCACATTGGGGGTTCATCCCGAAACCGGCAAGCTGATTCAGGCCAATCAAGGTCGCTTTGGCCCCTACATTGTTCATGACCCTGAGGGTGAAAAGGACTATCGCTCCCTCAAAGGGGAGGATGATGTCTATACAATCACGCTGGAGCGTGCCCTAGAGCTACTGGCAACCCCCAAATCCAGTCGTGGCCGTGCTAAGAAACAGGTGCTAGCGGTATTGGGGAATCACCCAGAGGATGGCGAGCCGGTGCAAGTCTTTGATGGTCCCTATGGCCCCTATGTCAACCACGGTAAGGTCAATGCCTCACTGCCAGAGGGGATAACGCCAGAGACCATGACCCTTGAGCAAGCTCTGCCCCTGTTGGCGGAAAAAGCCCCGAAGAAAAGCCGCCGCAGCGCAACGGCCACTGCCCCGAAACCAAAATCAACCCCAAAAAAAGCCACCGCCAAGACGGCCACAAAGACGACAAGAACCACTCGCCGTAAGTCAACGGAAACCTAGGTGAATTCTCCTTTTGCCGCTGAAACCCTCCTCTTTGAGCGATCGCGCCCCCGGCCAGAGGCACTGCGCGTCATCTATGGCTTTCCCAATACCTACAGCGTTGGCATTACCAGCTTGGGGTATCAACTGGTGTGGGCACAACTGGCCAGCCGTACCGATGTGGCAGTGAGTCGCCTCTTTACCGATGTGCAGGAGCCACTGCCTCGGGATCCGGAGTTGGTGGGCTTTTCCTTCTCGTGGGAGTTGGACTACGGCAATTTATTGGCGCTCCTAGAGCAGTTGGGCATTCCGATTTGGCAGCGCGATCGCCACGATTGCCATCCCTTAGTCTTTGGCGGTGGTTCGGTGCTAACGGCCAATCCCGAACCCTTTGCCGACTTTTTTGATGTGATTTTGTTAGGGGACGCCGAACCTCTCCTCGAGCCGTTTCTAACAACAATGGTGCAGGTGCGTACCGCCCCGCGATCGCAACAGTTGGAAGCCCTTGCCCAAGTGCCCGGTCTCTATGTCCCCAGTCTTTATGGCATTAGCTATACCAGTACCACGGGGGCAATTCAGGCCATTGAACCCCTCAAGCCCACAGTACCCGCCACAGTGGCCAAACAAGTCCATCGCGGCAATACCCTTGCTGCCTCAACGGTGGTCACCCCCCTCGCCGCTTGGGAGCAGATCTACATGGTGGAGGTGGTGCGCAGTTGTCCAGAGCTATGTCGCTTTTGTTTGGCCAGCTATTTGACGTTGCCCTTTCGCACACCAAGCCTCGAAACCCTGATTCCTGCTATTGAGCGGGGGCTAGCGGTCACCGATCGCCTAGGGCTTTTGGGCGCCTCGATTACCCAACATCCTGAATTTCCCGCCTTGATTGAGCATCTAGGCCAACCCCAATTTGATCATGTGCGGCTGAGTTTAGCGTCTGTGCGCACAAATACAGTCACTGAATCCCTTGCCCAACTCTTGAGTCAACGGGGCAGTCAATCCCTGACGATCGCCATTGAAACGGGGTCTGAGCGCCTGCGCCAAGTAATCAATAAAAAGCTTGAAACTGAGGAGATTCTTGCTGCTGCCAGCCATGCCCAAGCCGGGGGTCTCAAGGGTCTGAAGTTTTATGGCATGGTGGGACTGCCCACAGAAACCGATGCTGATGTCGAAGCAACGATAGCGCTCTTTCGCCAATTGAAAAAAACAGCGCCGCGACTGCGACTCACCCTTGGCTGTAGTACCTTTGTGCCCAAAGCCCATACCCCTTTTCAGTGGTGGGGGGTGCAACCCGTGGCCGAAAAACGCCTTAAGTTCCTGAAAAAAGAATTGGCCAAGTTGGGGATTGAGTTTCGCCCTGAATCCTACAATGACTCGCTGATTCAAGCTTTAATTTCGCGGGGCGATCGCCGGCTGGCTCCCCTTTTAGAGCAGGTGCGCCACTATGGCACTTCCTTGGGCAGTTATCGCCGGGCGTTTAAGGAACTGCGGGGACAGTTGCCTGACTTTGAAGCCTATGTCACTGCCAATTGGCCAGAGGAGACGATCTTACCGTGGCAGCATCTCCAGAGTGGCCTGCCCACTAAAACCTTGCAAAATCATCTGCAGCGAGCGATCGCCTAGGCTGGTCTGCGCTGGATAAAAAAGAGGCTGACCCCTAGGGAGCCAGCCAGCGGATTACTTGGGAACGCGCGCTAGACAGTACAAAGCAATTGGCAACAGGATTAGCTATGCACCACAAGCTTGACGTTGGCGTTCTGAAGGCCAGGACGCTTCACCTCAGCCAAGGTTTTGTTGATGGCATATTTTTGGTTGATCGCGTTGATCAGCTCGGTTTGGTTGTGTTTTTTGGCCACACCCCAGAGGTCAGCGATCAAATCAAAGGTGCCATCAGCATTGCGAGACCAGCCCAGATCATACTCGCCATCGAGGACAGCGACGATGTCAGAGCGAACACGTTGGCCATTGTAGCCACGCACATCGGCATTGGTTTTCACCGTAATGCCCAGATCCCGCAGGGACGCTTTCAAGATTTCAGCATCGGTAATTTTCGTACGCAGGGTGCTGAAGTGAGACATGTGGATTTCCTCCAGATTGAGACAGAAACATTGGACTGAATGAACCACAATTTATGGCGAACCAAACCCCTGTGGTCGGGTCTTTCTCCCATCTGCTCGGAGCAGACAGAAGGAAGCTTGTCAGAACTCCAGTCGCTGGTATTCAGCCACTGAAGCAGCCGCCGGACGCGCCCGTTGGCGTGCCCAATCGCGCAGTGCCGTGACCTGCTCTTGCATCGTCTTGGAAAGGGGTTGAGTGGCACGGCTAGCGGCAATAATGTCTAACTGGGTAAACTCCCGCCCTTGAGCAAAGGCTTCGTACATGGCAGCAATGATGGCCTGCTCAATCTCGGCACCTGAAAAGCCATCACAGACATTGGCCAGTTGCTCTAGGTCAAAGCGATCAATCTCGCGACGGCGCTTGGTGAGGTGAATGCGAAAGATTTCCTTGCGCTCCTCGGCATTGGGCAAATCCACAAAGAAAATTTCATCAAAGCGACCTTTACGCAAAAATTCACCGGGGAGCCGTTCAACGCGGTTGGCCGTCGCTAAGACAAAGACGGGAGACTTTTTCTCCTGCATCCAAGTGAGGAAGGAGCCAAAGATGCGGCTCGAGGTACCACCATCGGAATCCGAGGAACCGGCGCCGCCTGCAAAGGCTTTGTCCATTTCATCAATAAAGAGAATGGCCGGGGAAATGGACTCAGCAGTTTTCAGGGCATTGCGCAGATTGGCTTCAGAGCGCCCCACCATTGAACCGTCATAGACCCGCCCCATATCAAGGCGCAGCAGCGGTAAGCCCCAAAGGCGGGAGGTGGTTTTGGCAATTAGGGACTTCCCACAGCCGGGCACCCCCAGAATCAGCATTCCCTTGGGCTGTGGTAGGCCATATTCCCGAGCCTTTTCACTGAAGGCGTTGGCGCGTTGGCGTAACCAAATTTTCAGTTCCTCTAGACCGCCCACCGAATCAATGGTTTCATCCACTTCCATGTATTCGAGGATGCCGTTGCGGCGGATGAGTTGCTTTTTCTCGGAGAGGATAATGTCCACCTCGGCTTCGGTGAGGCGGCCAGCGGTGACTTTGGCTTTGCGAAAGACCTTTTCGGCTTCGTCCCGCGTCAGGCCAAGGGTGGCTTTGACGAGTTTTTCTCGTGCTTCGGGGCTGAGGCGGCGATTGCGGGGATCCAGTTGCTCGCTGAGAACTTCATCTAGTTCGTTGATACTGGGTAGGGGGTAGTCAACGACAACGATTTCTTTTTCCAGTTCGACGGGAATTCGCTGTGCCGCTTCCGGTGACATGAGAATAATGGTTTTGTGGCTGCTCTTGAAGCTGGCGATCGCGTCCCGTAAAGAACGAGTCACAGGGGGCGAATCAATGAAGGGGTGCAAATCTTTGAAGACGTAGATGCCCGGTTCCCGTTGGTGAACAACCCATTGAATAGCAGCTTCCGGTGAGACAGTGTTGTGGTGACTATTGTTGCGGGGATGGCCATACTCGACCATGCCGTGGGTCACTGTCCAGATGTAGAGCTTGCGGGGAGACCGCCCTTGAGGCCCGACTTGACTTTGGGCAATGGTGGCGATCGCCTGCTCAGCCCGCTCTTCTTCAGAGGTCAGGAGGTAGATCAAGGGATATTGCGCTTGGATTAGGATACTCAATTCTTCTTGCACAGCAATCACCTCCTTCTTTCAAGGCTGACCCAACACCCCCGCCACTGGTCTAGCGGGCAGACACCAACTCGACGGAGAGCGAAGGAACACTGAGGCTGTCGTCATCAATCACCGTGGGCTGATTGACCAAGGCCGTTAGCTCATCCCCCCTTAGGACAAGGGCACTAGCGCACTCTGGGCAGTGATAGACCCGATGCACATTGCCATGTTTTTGCTCGGCATATTCCGCCAGTACTTCTGGGTGAGCCAGTAGAAACTCAATGGCACGTTCAGCAAGGGTGGACATCGTTTCCTGCTCGACCACAGCGGCAATTTTTAGCTGGCGGTGCACATCGGGGGACAGATACAACGTAACCTTTTGCTTATCTTCCATAGGGGTTAGAGACGTACCTAGGTATGTGTGCCAGTGTAGTGAGCCGATCCGAGGGGTGTCAAGGTGAAATGCTGTCAAAACAGCAAAATCGTAACATTTAGTTACATTAGGCTCCTTGTCCTTAAAACTCAGTTACAAGAGTGATGGTGCCGTCCCCAACTGAGTGGCGATCGCCAGCCGCACGCCATTGACAAAATCCCATCCCGATTGGGCTTTGCGACCACTCAACTGCACTTGACTCAGCAGCAGGCGACCCTTGCCCGTCTCTACCACCGGCCCCCACCCCTTAATTAGCTCCACCACCGTACCCGGAGCGGACGATGCCTCAGGCTCGCAGACAAAAGACTGTAGAGGTTCGGGTAATTCGGTGGCGACTTCGGACACCAATGGCCAAGTTTGCAGCAGTTTCAAGGGGGTGTTTTGCCACTGGG harbors:
- a CDS encoding alpha/beta fold hydrolase, which translates into the protein MTSTLTAAFPTADWLWRGHRIRYSVNGNGAPVVLVHGFGASIGHWRKNIPALTAAGYRVYALDLLGFGASAKPDLTYSLDLWAELLADFWHAHIGNPVVWVGNSIGGLLCLMMAARYGHTCRAVSVLNCAGGLNHRPNELNWMQSLFTAIFRALVASPGIGHLIFNQIRQPERIRKTLTQVYANPDAITDELVELLHRPAMDAGAKEVFARVISAPPGPKIVDLLPEIQVPILVLWGEVDPWTPVSGAKHFEAHQARLPIRIERLPNTGHCPHDDRPELVNPILIEWLQQLGHA
- a CDS encoding SDR family NAD(P)-dependent oxidoreductase → MTTALITGATGGLGQAFAQALADRHHNLILTGRSLDTLEALKTRLSQKVSVVCIPQDLSEPGAAYRLYGQIQALGLGIDLLINNAGFGDYGAFGDRDRQQFTAMLQVNVTALVELTHLVLQEMRLRRQGTIINVSSIAAFQPLPYLAVYAASKAFVRHFSEALWAEVKPLGIRVLAVCPGPTATNFFERADMTRNPALIAQQDTPAQVVAETLAALQTDVATVIPGQPVNRFLALAGRLVPRQWLVQQLEPRFRPPAQ
- a CDS encoding type II CAAX endopeptidase family protein, whose translation is MSLKRLVLAALSVVVATLITVSLLSSYLEPQTQGQINLFQTNLSLQAREWQGLGDADTRDRLVGNVESAIKAYEEVLATPTPQNQPLRLQLGLLYVDAGQRDRALNTWQLLINEAQGATRSTAEVLIGLWTDPPQLLPDAEALIKNRLQGWFRDRALERLYELQQRSDALMALATAEQNRAQAAFYRLALIGTTPLLGSLIGIVLWMVWIYQHLRRRRQGNTLPPLAPVTWGWATLWEVMVIWFALFFAINLVLMPLVRSLIGMGLPLRSAMAQTLYALVSYSTMMVAGLGWLWYVLRPFGKRPADWLRWQGGLGGALRWGIGGYLAALPLVLLSSLISQALLKNQGGGNPLLEIILQSRDYTTFALLYVMVAAMAPFFEEILFRGFFFRSVQSYLPLGTAMGVTGFLFAIAHLNLADLLPLTVLGTVLSYIYWRSQNIGAAMILHGIWNSGSFLGLLLLSGGTEAGF
- a CDS encoding inorganic diphosphatase is translated as MDLSRIPAQPKPGVVNVLVEIAGGSRNKYEFDKEMNVFALDRVLYSAVTYPYDYGFIPNTLADDGDPLDGLVIMDEPTFPGCVIPARPIGMLEMIDSGDRDEKILCVPVEDPRYAEVKSLKDIAPHRLEEIAEFFRTYKNLQKKVTEILGWQDVDAVQPLVEKCIKAYKG
- a CDS encoding amino acid ABC transporter ATP-binding protein translates to MTQRGAAPEIVIQTRHLNKYFGDRHVLKDINFTVAKQEVVALIGPSGSGKSTLLRCLNGLETYQSGEILILGHYLPPVPTPQQLRVIRRDVGMVFQNFNLFPHMTVLQNIIEAPILVRKLPRRVAIEMAESLLAKVGLLDKRDAYPRQLSGGQQQRVAIARALAMQPEILLFDEPTSALDPELVGDVLAVMRQLAAEAMTMVVVTHEMQFAREVSCRVVFLADGQIIEEGSPQELFRRPQRERTRLFLERVLVRH
- the topA gene encoding type I DNA topoisomerase, producing MSTLVIVESPTKARTIRKFLPPDYRVEASMGHVRDLPRSAADVPPELKGEEWATLGVNVAAGFEPLYIVPKDKQKVVKDLKTALKTADELLLATDEDREGESISWHLLQLLEPKVPVRRMVFHEITEEAIQEALRNCRDVNQQLVRAQETRRILDRLVGYTLSPLLWRKIAPHLSAGRVQSVAVRLLVQRERERLAFRKGQFWDLKATLDQRGTLFPARLVSVGGQRLATGNDFDPATGQVRNPEAVLLLDEAAANALRDRLLTETWTVTEQEERQQTRKPAPPFTTSTLQQEANRKLHLSAQDTMRIAQKLYEEGYITYMRTDSVHLSEQAIAAARSCVEAMYGKAFLSPQPRQYTTKTKGAQEAHEAIRPAGSQFRTPQETGLKDRELELYELIWKRTVASQMADARVTLLTVSITAGDALFRAHGKRIDFPGFFRAYVEGSDDPDAALESQEVMLPLMQVGDILRCQALESVGHETQPPPRYTEASLVKALEQAGIGRPSTYATIISTIQDREYAIRRGNALEPTFTAFAVTALLEKYFPDLVDINFTARMEQTLDDISTGEVQWRPYLESFYLGENGLEQQVKERERTIEATEARAIALPELNAEVVVGRFGPFVVYQNGNGSEPIKASLPQDATPGSLTREQVEQLIRQKLEGPDKLGVHPETGEPIFLLTGRFGPYVQLGEATEANPKPKRASLPKGVSPDEVTLDLAITLLSLPRTLGVHPETGKLIQANQGRFGPYIVHDPEGEKDYRSLKGEDDVYTITLERALELLATPKSSRGRAKKQVLAVLGNHPEDGEPVQVFDGPYGPYVNHGKVNASLPEGITPETMTLEQALPLLAEKAPKKSRRSATATAPKPKSTPKKATAKTATKTTRTTRRKSTET
- a CDS encoding B12-binding domain-containing radical SAM protein, giving the protein MNSPFAAETLLFERSRPRPEALRVIYGFPNTYSVGITSLGYQLVWAQLASRTDVAVSRLFTDVQEPLPRDPELVGFSFSWELDYGNLLALLEQLGIPIWQRDRHDCHPLVFGGGSVLTANPEPFADFFDVILLGDAEPLLEPFLTTMVQVRTAPRSQQLEALAQVPGLYVPSLYGISYTSTTGAIQAIEPLKPTVPATVAKQVHRGNTLAASTVVTPLAAWEQIYMVEVVRSCPELCRFCLASYLTLPFRTPSLETLIPAIERGLAVTDRLGLLGASITQHPEFPALIEHLGQPQFDHVRLSLASVRTNTVTESLAQLLSQRGSQSLTIAIETGSERLRQVINKKLETEEILAAASHAQAGGLKGLKFYGMVGLPTETDADVEATIALFRQLKKTAPRLRLTLGCSTFVPKAHTPFQWWGVQPVAEKRLKFLKKELAKLGIEFRPESYNDSLIQALISRGDRRLAPLLEQVRHYGTSLGSYRRAFKELRGQLPDFEAYVTANWPEETILPWQHLQSGLPTKTLQNHLQRAIA
- a CDS encoding DUF1257 domain-containing protein, with the translated sequence MSHFSTLRTKITDAEILKASLRDLGITVKTNADVRGYNGQRVRSDIVAVLDGEYDLGWSRNADGTFDLIADLWGVAKKHNQTELINAINQKYAINKTLAEVKRPGLQNANVKLVVHS